The proteins below come from a single Scatophagus argus isolate fScaArg1 chromosome 15, fScaArg1.pri, whole genome shotgun sequence genomic window:
- the LOC124072228 gene encoding immunoglobulin G-binding protein H-like: protein MQQVRKTREFRRTRGPSFTDSSSNSHQNPSMEHSAPRQETEELKELRKQLDETREELKRQKSLKEMFIDQGKEIKIELERLKAYCNYNTLSTANIAAQVRAQFTAELQAEKEKNQSLQAKLDTTNAMHNDFNRMFQNEANKAKEWADTLQRELEKEFQQRMILQKYEAEVAGVNQQAGNLQHELEENQQKTVLQREYEELKAAHIHSQETSSAELQAEKEKNQSLQAKLDTTNAMHNDLNRMFQNDANKAKEWADTLQHELEKEFQQRMILQKQQADTLQCQLDREIEAHTESLSQSRKTINQLKAAFCQKMVEETDDMLQTESPYARELEKLKAKLNDQISHNPNPSTLEAERTDDPPPRNMAKQEEHEDEPHPAPAVDTPKEDEVPEELQNNQQASTSDASDLEHQSPTDPPPRTMTTQEENCEDEPCHSPAVDTPKEAEVPEEPPNNQQAPTSDAPDLEHQEEAEISEETPQPKTPSFWKRTRHHLGLRKPQKWKNKN from the exons atgcaaCAAGTGAGGAAGACAAGAGAGTTCCGCAGGACACGTGGACCGAGCTTCACAGACAGTTCGTCCAACAGTCATCAAAACCCCTCGATGGAGCACTCTGCACCTCGTCAAGAAACTGAAGAGCTGAAAGAACTTAGGAAGCAGCTGGACGAGACAAGGGAAGAGTTGAAAAGACAGAAGTCcctgaaagaaatgtttatcGACCAGGGAAAAGAGATAAAGATAGAACTGGAGAGGCTGAAAGCATACTGTAATTATAACACTCTCAGCACTGCAAATATTGCCGCTCAGGTGAGGGCTCAgttcacagctgagctccaggcagagaaggagaagaaccaGTCTCTCCAAGCAAAACTGGACACAACCAACGCTATGCACAATGACTTCAACAGgatgtttcaaaatgaagcCAACAAGGCCAAGGAGTGGGCTGACACCCTTCAGCGTGAACTGGAGAAGGAATTCCAGCAAAGGATGATCCTTCAAAA GTATGAAGCTGAGGTCGCCGGTGTCAACCAGCAGGCTGGTAACCTTCAGCATGAGCTAGAGGAGAACCAACAGAAGACAGTCCTGCAAAGAGAATATGAGGAGCTGAAAGCGGCACACATCCACAGCCAGGAGACGtcctcagctgagctccaggcagagaaggagaagaaccaGTCTCTCCAAGCAAAACTGGACACAACCAACGCTATGCACAATGACCTCAACAGAATGTTTCAAAATGACGCCAACAAGGCCAAGGAGTGGGCTGACACCCTTCAGCATGAACTGGAGAAGGAATTCCAGCAAAGGATGATCCTTCAAAA acagcaagCTGACACCCTTCAGTGCCAGCTTGACAGAGAAATtgaggcacacacagaaagccttTCACAAAGTAGGAAAACAATCAACCAGCTGAAGGCTGCCTTCTGTCAAAAGATGGTGGAGGAGACCGACGACATGTTGCAGACAGAGAGTCCTTATGCgagagagctggagaagctGAAAGCTAAGCTCAATGACCAGATCTCACACAACCCAAACCCTTCCACTCTCGAGGCCGAGAGAACAGACGACCCGCCTCCAAGAAATATGGCCAAGCAGGAGGAGCATGAGGATGAACCCCACCCTGCACCTGCTGTGGACACACCAAAAGAAGATGAAGTtcctgaggagctgcagaacaaTCAACAGGCATCCACCTCTGATGCATCAGACCTTGAACATCAGTCTCCAACAGACCCGCCTCCAAGAACTATGACCACGCAGGAGGAGAATTGTGAGGATGAGCCCTGCCATTCACCTGCAGTGGACACACCGAAAGAAGCCGAAGTCCCTGAGGAGCCGCCGAACAATCAACAGGCGCCCACCTCTGATGCACCAGACCTTGAAcaccaggaggaggctgagatCTCCGAGGAGACTCCCCAACCAAAGACACCTTCCTTCTGGAAAAGAACACGTCACCATCTCGGCTTGAGGAAAccacaaaagtggaaaaataagaaCTAG